The Musa acuminata AAA Group cultivar baxijiao chromosome BXJ2-5, Cavendish_Baxijiao_AAA, whole genome shotgun sequence genomic interval AATTGGGACATATGTTTTTTTAAGGAGCAATGGGTAACTTATGCTTACATAAAGATTAACGGATACTTTAAGTCTTGAAGATTTTTAGAGAATCAACTGGCCAAAATATGCAATAATATCCTTATGATTTTGGGGGATTAGTTTCTGTTTATTCTGTGCAACTAGCCTTTTCCATTAACAGTGTTTATTACCTCTAGCCAGTAGATGTAGGTTTTTAATCTTTAACCAAAATCcgaagtaaataaaaaaaaggaagtgtATCCTTCTTTGATTCCCTAAATATCTAGAAGGTCACTTGTTTAGAGCACCTTTATTATGGACTGTTTGAATCTGTGGGTTTGCCCATGTACTGGAACACTACATCCTCTCTTGTTGTACCATTAAATCTAAACTGTGGTCTATGGAGTAAACTTTCAGCTCTTTCGTACCTGTTCAAATGGctgcttctttgtttttttttttaatgtagctGTCAATTATGGATAACATACCTGTGATTCTCCCCAGTAGTGGAACATTGTGATGTACTATTCTATACCTATTTCCCACAGGTGCTATAGAGTTGTCTATTCTGTCAGAGTACTATGGCCGTGAAATTGCAGCTTATGATATACAAAGCACTCGATGTGATCTGTATGGTCAGGTTAGTTTTTCATCGTTGTGATCCTATGGATGCTGTTTTTTCTTTAGATTTATAAATTGCCTTTTCTTCTTCTGTTGGATTGGGTAACAGGGGAAGTCTTACCAAGAAAGGGTCATGCTCATCTATGATGGTCTACATTATGACGCACTAGCTGTATGTGAACCTTGTGGAGGtctcagaaaaaaatatttatcacgaAATAATTCATCATAGTTGGTACAAACTTTCTCGTGTTTATTCAATTTGTATTTTCCAGATGTCACCATTTGAAGGGGCACCTGAAGAGTTTGATCAGACCGTATTTTCTATAAGAAGTGACCGTTCCATTGGGCCCGTGGAGAACCTTTCTCTTAATCTTGTTAAGGATGCTCATAGGTAAGAGCTTATATCCATTTCCCAACTAAAAGCTGTTACTCGACAGTAGTATTGGAACATGAAGATCCTcaagattgttgatgttttggttCACCATCATATTCCTGTTTGTTTTAGTTCCCTCAAATAGTTAGTCTGGAGTGAGCAAAAGAACTAATTTCTGGTATAATAAATGGTATACTCAAAATGAAATGTATTTCACAGTAGATTAATTTGTTTTAGTTGATGCCCGTGACATGTAGTTGGGATACTGGTGTCTCCAATTGTTCAATATCGGAGGTTGATTGTGACCTCACAGATTTTCTAGATGCTTCGGCAATATATTTCAGGATGCTGCCAAGTATCTGTTTTTGATATGCATTGTCTTTTTCCGTCTTCTAGGAAGAGAAGTTACACAGACACTGCCAATTTTACATTACGCTGTGGAGTATGCCAAGTTGGTTTGACCGGCCAGAAGGTTACTATCGATTCAAGATCTGTTTTGCTATCTTTATTGTACGAATGCCTTTTTGTCTTATTTCTAACCAGTTGTCTTGGATTATCTAGGAGGCGATCGCACATGCTCAAGCTACAGGCCACGTTAATTTTCAAGAATATAGGTAAATGATGAAGCTTGTGTGACGAGTTTCTGTCAGCTTATTCCTTGGGTCATCTCATTACTTCCAACTCATACTGGCGTCTGAGGAGTAAGAAGTCAAATTATTGGACTGAATTTGCTGTCGTGATGATCAGATGgaatttgatctttgttgtaaactacttatatatatatgaatttcttgTTTAACATCTTCGTGCCTTGTTCTAAAGACAGTACAGCAACCAATTGATTCATGGCAATATTGTTACATGTCTTCATCTCTGGATTGTGCAGTAACCATTGGCTTTGAGTTGACATTAGTTAGGTCTTTCAGAACTCTTTCTAGTGTGTATGGTTTCGCTTTGGAATATATTGGTGTCTTCAGCTCTGGATTGTGCAGTTTCCTTCAAGTTGGCATTTGAAATTATTGCAGTGAAGTGTGGTTTTGTGTAGAATAATTTATTGATGTCTTTTATATGATACTTAGATGATCATCACCCTAGTGTGGAATGACCGTTGACTTTTAAGTTGAAAATAGAGGTAATAAATACCGTGTGTGGATGTTTGTATGATTACTGCTTTGGCATACTTCTTGTATCGTTCGTTCGGTAAACATAATATGATTCTTGGCATATCCATTAAGAACATTTTAATCAGCACAAAATATGACCATAATCTCATCTATAGGAAAATGGAGTCGTAGGGTTAACTAAATCGATGGTGAGAAACATTTCTTACTTTCTTGAGCTCTCCAGAAGCATACCCCTTCTTCCCACGATGGCGTTTTCTTCCTTCTAGCTAAAGAAAACTAGACAAAATGTCCCTTTTATGATTGACACTCTCGTCTTCAAATCCCACCCTCACACGCATGCCGTCACTGCGATTTCTCGCATCTTGATCCCCCCCTCTCTTATGATTGACACTCTCGTCTTCAAATCCCACCCTCACACGCATGCCGTCACTGCGATTTCTCGCATCTTgatccccccctctctctctctttctctcacgtTTTCTCGAATGCAGTAGAAAACCTTCCTCTGTCACTTCATTGTAGGTTaaaacttctctctctctctctctctctctctctctctctctgagtgcAGAAAAGACACTCCTTTTCACTTCATTTCAGTAAAAACCCTTCCTTTATCGCCGTTACTGTTCCCTTGCTAGAAAAAGGGACAACTTTCGGGTAAAAAGGAACGAGCTTCATGTTTGGAACGTGAGGGCCAGGTTTTCAAACTGTTTCTGTCTTGATTGATTCCTTCATCAGTACCGTCTGACACTACGGTGGCTGGATTTGCCTTGGATCATGGGTTGTGGTGGCGTGCTCTGGTTCTTGCTCCTTCTCGCTACTGGATTCGGTGTTTTTGCGGGTGCTGAGCGGCCTGCTGTTGTGAAAATTGGAGCTGTGTTAACCTATGATTCCGTCATCGGTAGAGTTGCAAAGGCCGCGATCGAAGCTGCTGTCGCCGATGTCAATGCGAATGCGTCGGTTCTCGGGGGGACGCGGTTGAATCTCGTTATGCGAGATGCAAATTGTAGCGTTTTTCTTGGATCTGCTGCAGGTAATGTGGTTTCTTGCACATGTTTCTTTTGTGTTTCCTCTTGATGATGCTCCGATGGGAGGGTGTATGCTGCCAATCTCAAATAGCTGGAACGAGGTTTGATCTTTTGTGATTAGGAACCAAGAattattcttttttccttttttcttcttgatgcatAATCATTAAAGACCAAATCTTATTATAGTTCCTCGagacttttattttctttttctcatggtccgatttctcctttcaacaaAAAGAAATCTGGAATTGCAACAACCAAATTCACTGTTAATTGGTCAACCATATGTTCTTGATTCACTTAGATTCCTTACATGTAAAGTTTTCTATTAGCATGATGGTTGATGGATATCCATATCGATCACGCAAGATGGCCTGAATTTATTGAATGAGTCCTTGTAGATCTTCATGTAAATTTCCGGCTTTACATGTCCCCATTTTTGTTGCAACTCACTAGAGAAACAAATTATTGGCCTCGCACCAACACAACATAGATGATCGAGAAAAATCATGACGATGAGCATTTGGGATTGGTTTTAGTTATCACATGAAATCATTATTTGTTGGCACTGATTGATAAATTTGTAATATGAAGGGAATTACTTCATCAAGATGTATTGCATGTATTTGGTATATATGGAAAAGTTGTATGTCTGTTTGCAAGTACTAAAGAGGTAACAGTTAAATGCTCATTTTACGGTGAAAGAAAAGTGAGGCACAATTACTTCATCAATAAAACTGTCTGATCTGTCTTATAGAAGTAATGATGTTATATGTCAAATCATTTGCATTGGGTTTTCGTTTGATTCTTTCAGTACATAACTTTTTTTCTTAACCAAGAGATGGTTACCTTTCTCGGAGCCATGGCTATTCCACTTggttctttttaaattttttttaaccaTTTTCATCTCCTGCAGCCTTGAGTGTTCTGGAGCATGATGCAATTGCCCTAATTGGACCGCAATCCTCTGCAATAGCTCACATGATTTCATCTATTTCTGGTGGACTTCAAATACCACTCATATCTTTTGCAGCTACAGATCCGACTCTTTCTTCTTCTCAATTTCCCTTCTTTGTTCGCACGACACACTGTGATTCCTATCAGATGGCAGCGATGGCAGATCTAATAGAATATTTTGGATGGAGACAAGTCATTGCAATTTATGTAGATGATGATTACGGAAGGAACGGGATATACTATCTTGATGACGAACTTGCAGAGAACATGTCAAAGATGTATAAGATTGCGTTGCCAGTCAAAGCTACTCGGAATAAGCTTATAGATTTGCTGCAGAAGTCGAAGACATTAGGTCCACGAGTCTATGTGGTGCATGCTACCCCAGACGCTGGTCTTAATATATTTTCTGTTGCTGAGCAGCTTCATATGATGACTGATGGATACGTTTGGCTGGCTACAGATTGGCTTTCTACTGTTCTTGATACATCTCAAACAGCCGCTTCTAATTCTATAAGTTATTTGCAAGGAGTAGTGAGTTTTCGTCAATACATTCCTCGCTCAAACCAAAAAGAAGCTTTTGTGTCTAGATGGGGTGAATTACAAAAAGAGGGGTTGGTGAGCTTAAACTTGAGTACATATGGCTTCTTTGCATATGATACAGTTTGGGCCACTGCCCATGCTATCAATGACTTCCTTAACGAGTATGAGAACATCACTTTTTCGTCTAACAGTAACCTACAGAGTATAAAGGGAAAGATGCAGCTGGGAATGCTTAAAACTTTTGATGGAGGGCACCTACTAATTAAAAAATTGTTACTCTTGAATTTTACTGGTTTATCTGGTCAAATTCAGTTTGATGGTGATAAAAACCTCATTAGCCGCATGTATGAAATTATTAATGTTCGTGGTTCAGTGACTAATAGAGTTGGCTACTGGTCTAACCATTCAGGTCTCTCCATCTCTTTACCTGAAAATTTACTCATAAACAGACCAAAAAATTTGAGCTTCAACCAGGTTCTTGGGAGAATAACTTGGCCAGGTGGGAAGACCGAAACTCCACGTGGTTGGGTGGTGGCAAGTAATGAGAGGCCACTGAGAATAGCAGTTCCTAATAGAGCCAGTTATCTGGAGTTTGTAAGAGTAACAAACGGCGGAGATATGGAGAATGTTAGTGGATATTGCATTGATGTGTTCAAAGAGATAATGAAACTGATTCCTTATGAGGTGCCATATAAGTTTGTGCCTATTGGAAATGGTCAGACCAATCCAAATTATGATGAGCTTGTGAACATGGTTGTGCAACATGTAATTCCTAATCAGCAACCTCTTTTATTGAGTTAAAACTAGTAGGTTATATCTTTTGGTTTCCTTTATTGCTTACATTTACACTGAAATATATCTTAGGTTGTTGATGCAGCCATTGGAGATATCGCAATAGTCACAAGTCGGAGTAGAAACTCAGATTTTACTCAGCCGTACATCTGTACTGGCCTTGTCATATTGGCTCCAATCAGAAGTATAAAGTCAAGTGCTTGGGTTTTTCTCAGGCCTTTTACTGTTGGAATGTGGTGCATGACTGGAGCATTCTTTTTTGTCATTGGGGTGGTTATTTGGCTACTTGAGCACAGGGTAAATAGTGATTTCCGGGGCCCACCAACGCGACAGTGCATAACTATGTTTCTGTAAGCCTTGTTTAGAAACTTTGATTTCGACTTGTAGATTAAGCTTGGATCTGATTTCTACTTATTGAGTTAGCACTTCTAGTAATTCTGCAAGTTCTTCTTTCTTGAATTCTGGTATATGTCTGATTTTGTCTGGCTATATGTGGACATGTATAAGACATCATACAATCTTTGAAAGGTCTTTCTTTACAATCTAGTTTTGCAGCTATTTATGGTTGTTAACTAAGAGTTTCTGATTTTTAAAACCTCGACAAACACAACATTTTGCAGAAAGTTGATGGCAATGAATCACAATATAACCTTATTCATTGTTTTCAAGGAAAATCATTCCTTTTTTGTTCCTCGTTCTTCATTTTATCTTACGTTACGAAGATTAAGATGCAAGTAAATTACTAAATTAGGAGGACAAGAACAGTGTCAAGAAGAATGCATTTGCTTTTGTAAGGACATAAGCCAGTAGGATCAGAGCAGACTACATGGATGAGACTCTTTCTACAAGCTTAAACACACAAGGATTAGTAGTTGGATTTGGTGAATCCATGAGCTATTTTAGTTTGtcctttcatatatttttaaatgtCCATTAGGACTTATGGATCCTCCAAAGCATTTTTACTTGCCACTGGGTATTATTGGATGAAGTTTAAACTGATAAGGCTGATAAGGAGCTCATGAATTTGTCTATCTATTGTACTTGACAGACAACAGTGCAATGTGAATCCTGTTTGACTATATCTATTGTGCTTGACAAAcattatgactttgttgttgttgtttgtttTTGTTGGCTATATCTGTCCTTGTTAAATATAATTCTTACAAACAACCATCAAGGTTTTTAAGTACCAGTTAGTTGTATTGTCTGAGGGCTATTATGTTCTAATGCTATGGACAATACAGCTCAGTTTTTATTATTAAGTAGatctaataattaaaaattactaAATCAAATTTTAATCAGGTTGTTGGAAATAATCTTGGTTGAACCTTACTATCAAGGAACCTTATGTTTGACCCAATGTGTTGGTACATTTGATGACAAGTTCTAGTTGAGATGCTCACTACCGGTTATAAAGTTCGACTTTGGTTGGAATACATCATTTCTATCTAAGAAAACAAGGAACCTTATGTTTGACCCAATGTGTTGGTACATTtgatcaaggttcgtcgtaccgtaccgtaccagcatttcgatccgggctcggtaccagtacggtacggtataccgctcggtacacccaggtgtaccgagcactgtagcagtgctacagtgttacagtgctcggtacgggcggaccggtacagggcggtccgcgtactgctagcctgtcggaccggtacataccgcccgtaccgggcggtacagtccggtacggcaaccTTGCATTTGATGACAAGTTCTAGTTGAGATGCTCACTACCGGTTATAAAGTTCGACTTTGGTTGGAATACATCATTTCTATCTAAGAAAACAAATTGTTGTTTCTCAATGTTTTTCAAAAGTACGGCCTTCTAGTTTATTCGGATTTTCCTGCACAATCAAGTTATAAAAACTTTGTATTTCGGAGATTTGTTCTAGTCATTTGAGGTCCTACGTTAGGAcaaataacattaaaaaaaaccTATAATCTTATTTGATttggaaaattttaaaaatattcataatttattaaaGCATGCTATATTCCAATATTCTGATCCCAATTATATATCTATATGATGTTTTATGCCCATTTTATTTTTTGAGTACCCTGACATGCATGCCAGCAAAACTTGGTCAGAGAAGTTCATGACACAAAATTGATCACCAGCCTTGACTAGCTTTTTCTTGATTCATATTGGAATTTAAATGTTCATGGCTTATGACTGACACATTCAATTAACTTGCATATTTTTTACAGGTTTAGTTTCTCAACACCTTTCCAGTCACAGCGTAAGTGATTTCTGAATGTGATACATGGTGTATAAATACTAGTCATCATTCTTGATACTTAAAACCTATCGCAAATAGTGGATGCAAACTAATATTTTACAAATTTTGTTCCAGAAGAAGAAATTTTGAGCACACTTGGACGATTTGTTATGATGGTATGGCTATTTCTACTGATGGTGATAACGTCAAGCTACACTGCGAGTTTAACTTCATTTCTTACTGTCCAACAACTTTCGTCTCCAATAAAAGGAATTGACAGTTTAATTGCTAGTAATGAACCTATTGGTTACCAAGAAGGATCTTTTGCCCGAAGCTACCTTGTAGATGGACTTAGTGTACAACCATCAAGGCTTGTTTCACTTGGTTCTCCCGAAGCTTACAAAGAAGCACTAGAACGTGGGCCAAAAAATGGAGGTGTGGCAGCAATTGTAGATGAGCTTCCATATGTTGAGTTGTTTGTAGCAAAAACAAGTGGATTTGGCATCATAGGGCAGTCCTTCACGCGGAATGGATGGGGATTTGTAAGTAAACTCTTTCAAGCACACAAACACAAAATAGTGAATGCATATGaattgaaattttcttgatgaatacttttttttttttttcaaatttcaaGAACCATGTTTCTGAATGATTTTGTTGCAAgaaattttatcattttcttcttttgtatAGAAGGGAGTAAAAAATTGCTTCCTTCATTTCTTTTTGATAAATGAAAATAAGATGATGACAAACATTTTCACTAGCATGCTATATTTAAATtataatgaaattaaatattatattggtTACTGAAAATTTCCAACCAAACTTTGCAGTTTATCAACAATAGTCATTTCATTTATAGGGCAAAATATTTGAGTCTTGATTTCTTTTCATATCTGGTTTTTGAATCCAATCCagtaataaattaaataaaacatCCATGTCACTCAGTTTGTAATCTTAGGTTTAATTTATAGCTTATCCTCCATggctataaatattttaatattttataaacaTGAGATCTCTTCCTTTTAAATTTAAGTTGTTGTGTGTCAGAAATTTTGTTATGCCACTCTTCAGAAACAAATTAATTCACTTTTGTAATTCATAATAAAGATACATGCgtctttcatcatcaaaatttagacATCCCTGCTTCCCTGATTTACTTTCTCATATTAGGTACTTTGTGTTGTTCTATTTTATGTGAAATTGTGAGAATTGTTtacaaaatatttcaaagcaAATTTCAACCGCACATTATATCACACTTTCCTCAAGTAATTCATCCAATGCATCTATAGTTTAGTATTATTTTACTGTGTTTTTAGTTTTATTCTAATCATGAAGATCATATACATGTTTTGTTCTTTTCATGGTATGAACAGTATAATATTTGTGTACTATTTGTTTATTCTACCAATGTTTAGTATTTGTTGGGACGGCACTGTTCCCTGTCTCCCTCCACTATATGCAATTTCAGGCTCTTCCCCTGCTTATGATTCTTTCTGTGCCCACAGAGAGAGCCCACCAATGTTCGCTGTTGATCGTCTTTTCTGTTCAGTTAGCAAAGAATTGGCTATTTCTTAAGGTTGTCTTTTGTCATTGTCATCCCACCAGTCGTCTACTACCTGATTGCTGACTTGACACTTCTTGTGAATGATTAAACTACACTTCATTGatatgattcataaaaaagatGAAATGATTCTTTGAATCAGAAATGTCTCCAATTTATAACAGATTGTTCCAGTGAATCTTGTGATGCTTGTTTGGTTTGTTCTCTGCCATCATGACATTGCTTTCCTTTGTTTTATGATATTAGGCATTTCCAAGAGATTCTCCCCTTGCGATAGATATGTCAACAGCTATGCTCAAGCTCTCTGAGAATGGGGAACTGCAGAGGATTCACAAAAAGTGGTTTTGCAACACAAGCTGCATCGTTCAGAGTGGCATAAACTCTGAGCCTGACCAGCTTCACTTCAACAGCTTTTGGGGGTTATTTCTGGTCTGTGGTGTTGCTACTGTTGCATCTCTTATCTTGTTTTTTCTAAGGTCAATCTGGCAGTTTATT includes:
- the LOC135611958 gene encoding OVARIAN TUMOR DOMAIN-containing deubiquitinating enzyme 2-like, with amino-acid sequence MDEIVVRRVIPSDNSCLFNAVGYVMEHDKTKAPYLRQVIAAVVASDPGKYTEAFLGKPNNEYCAWIQDPDKWGGAIELSILSEYYGREIAAYDIQSTRCDLYGQGKSYQERVMLIYDGLHYDALAMSPFEGAPEEFDQTVFSIRSDRSIGPVENLSLNLVKDAHRKRSYTDTANFTLRCGVCQVGLTGQKEAIAHAQATGHVNFQEYR
- the LOC135611959 gene encoding glutamate receptor 3.7-like, which produces MGCGGVLWFLLLLATGFGVFAGAERPAVVKIGAVLTYDSVIGRVAKAAIEAAVADVNANASVLGGTRLNLVMRDANCSVFLGSAAALSVLEHDAIALIGPQSSAIAHMISSISGGLQIPLISFAATDPTLSSSQFPFFVRTTHCDSYQMAAMADLIEYFGWRQVIAIYVDDDYGRNGIYYLDDELAENMSKMYKIALPVKATRNKLIDLLQKSKTLGPRVYVVHATPDAGLNIFSVAEQLHMMTDGYVWLATDWLSTVLDTSQTAASNSISYLQGVVSFRQYIPRSNQKEAFVSRWGELQKEGLVSLNLSTYGFFAYDTVWATAHAINDFLNEYENITFSSNSNLQSIKGKMQLGMLKTFDGGHLLIKKLLLLNFTGLSGQIQFDGDKNLISRMYEIINVRGSVTNRVGYWSNHSGLSISLPENLLINRPKNLSFNQVLGRITWPGGKTETPRGWVVASNERPLRIAVPNRASYLEFVRVTNGGDMENVSGYCIDVFKEIMKLIPYEVPYKFVPIGNGQTNPNYDELVNMVVQHVVDAAIGDIAIVTSRSRNSDFTQPYICTGLVILAPIRSIKSSAWVFLRPFTVGMWCMTGAFFFVIGVVIWLLEHRVNSDFRGPPTRQCITMFLFSFSTPFQSQQEEILSTLGRFVMMVWLFLLMVITSSYTASLTSFLTVQQLSSPIKGIDSLIASNEPIGYQEGSFARSYLVDGLSVQPSRLVSLGSPEAYKEALERGPKNGGVAAIVDELPYVELFVAKTSGFGIIGQSFTRNGWGFAFPRDSPLAIDMSTAMLKLSENGELQRIHKKWFCNTSCIVQSGINSEPDQLHFNSFWGLFLVCGVATVASLILFFLRSIWQFIRFNRKHREPASTCELPNRGCTQVIFRFFDFIDKKEEAIKNAFKQRNTSLPESS